The sequence ataaaaaaaaaaaaatctttcttcttgtcacctCAAAGTATTTTCCCACTTGTCAATTATGTTCAACTTTGAGATATCTAACACAGGGTGTATTAAGCTATGACTTGTAGAATACTAAGCACCTGCGTACAGGTAGAAaaaagggagcagagcagtTCAAGAGTTGAGCACAGGAAGCTCAGAGCAGATTTGGGACACAGTCACTGCTGTTCTCCACATGAACATCTCCAACACTGCTAAGTTATCAAACATGGCATcttgctctgctcccctgcccTCGCACAACTGACACACTTGCTGATTACCATGCAAATAAAACTCTAGCAGCTTCTCATTCTCTCCATGACTAAGACTCTTTGCACAGTTATTTCCTCAAATTCACTGTTCCTCTTCAACTCAGACCAAGATTCTCAGTGAGCTTTGCTGTTGAGCTTGTGGTttttaaaaggttaaaaaaattatttactgtgcaTCTGAGCTTTAAAATACACAGTAACCTCATGGGAACTGACAAGTAAGAGTCACTCCTGAAACAGCAGGTGGAGAATAAGGAGCAGTGAAACTTTACAACATGGTTACCTCATGGGTGTGTAGAGAGCTCAGGAAGCAACTCTAAAActcatttaattaaattattcagAGCAGTTTCTCTTACTCCCTTTCCCATCTCCACCAAAGACGGGTACCCTTGGATACCTATGCATTTTTGCCTCCCTTCAGACCGAGCTCTGGAGGTTTTGGGCTCTACACAGCACAACAAGGAACTGAGAGTCACTCAAAGGTTCCACTCCAAGTTAACTTGGTGGTTTCACCTTGCTCCATCTCAGTTTCTGCCTCCTGGGGCACATTTCAACcacttccttctttttaaaatgaatttttaccAGCCTGAGACACAAGAAATTAAAGACCCAGAAATACTTCATCAAAACATGTAAAACAGAGTAAAATACTGTGTTGCTTCAAAATTATAGTAAACCTTTTTGTGTTTAGGAAACTTAAATAAAACTGCAGTTTGTATGAAATACATCCATACTCAGAAAGAAGCTGGGAATTAGGGATGTTGATagctgagacagaaaaaaatcagcattaaaCAACAGCTACTAGGAAAGTAGCTACTTTTATTCAAGACTTGAGAGAGCAATAATGTTCTCTCACCCTATGAAGGCTGAATTTAGGCTTGTAACTTTTCAGGGGGTTGAATGCAGTGAGTTGTCTTGATGGACAGACTGAATTCTGAAGATTATGAACAGCTGACAGACAAAGAATACTTATCCTCAGATCTTTAGCATAAACTAGGAAAATGCTTGCTGAAATTTAACTGAGACAGTAATCTGTTCCTGTGTTCCAATAAAACATGCATCACGTTTACATGAAATAAATAACGTACTGACTagtaaaaatatgcaaaaatacAGTAAGAGGAAACCAGAACCACTTATTTTTACTGATCACAACTGGAAAGAGAAGCCAAGAGAATACCTGACTGCTCCAGTGCTCTTACAGATGTTTATCTATAAACACTTGTACATCTAATCAGCTGAACTCCATCTGTTCTGTGTCATtccctgcagctcagcaaggaaaacaaacaaacaccagTTAACAGTGGTGTTACTCTAAAAGAAAGTGAAGAGGAAAAGTAGCTGCAAGTTTGACTTCCAGAATCTGGTCACAAAACTCCAGAACTCTATGGCTCAACTTGTAACCAAAGTCCTCAGAAAGTCTCAACACTTGTATTACATGTGGGCTCtgggctttttggttttgtttgttttggggtggttttttttttggttttttggttttttttggtttttttttttttgtgtttttttgtgaaaaacagAAATCCCCCTGACTGGCATCATCAGTTGACTTAGTGTTGAGGTAAGAAGGTTGATCCGATCCTCCAAAAGTCAGCAGTAGTCTTCTGTGAAGCAACTTCACAACCCAACTCAGCACATTTCTCTGATGTAAAGAACCAGAAACCAATACAGGCACAACACTAAAACTGAAAGAGCAGAAATGGTGACTTTGAGACAGTCAcgttgaaaaaaaaaaaagctggacaCCAACTCCAGGAAGTTCTCACAGCCTCACAAAGTTGCTAAAAACCTTCCTACCTCACCCACCACAATCTAAGGTGGTGAAAGAAATGCTTTCAGAAAGTTGCTAAAAACCTTCCTACCTCACCCACCACAATCTAAGGTGgtgaaagaaatgcttttttctaCCAGCAGAAATGCAGATATGGGATAGAATATAAGTTAAGGCAGCTGGCAAACATCAAAATGCAATCAGTAGAGATGGGGAATATACAAGGAGGCCAAACTTCCCTCCCTTGGAGCAGCAGGAAACTTTGCTGCTCTTggtgctcctgcctgcagcaagtaCTCACCGGGCGGGCCTGAGGACTCAGGTAGGGCTCAAAATCATCATCATTCAACCCGTCTTTCTGGTGCACAGAGCCGTTTTGCACTGAGAAAAGACGTGGAACGTTAGAAAAACCTCTGCAATAAGCTCCCATTATTATCAGCTTAAAGTATTTAAAGTCAAACCCTAGAATATAATGAACTTTTACCAATTCTAATACACCACGCTCAGCCGACGGCACACAGGCACTTTCCCACCGCACAGGCATCACCTGCAAACTATCCCTAGCCCAGCAGCCAGGCCTGGTCGCAGGGTTTATTTCCCTCCCGGCAGGTTTTAGGGAGACACCCCACCCCCCCCGCGGCTGTGGGATCCTCCCGCTCCCAGCCAGGCCCGCCTGGTCCCCCAACATCTCACCTTTGTTGCCTTGGCCCTTGGGTCTCTGGCGCGACAGCAGCGACGTGgggagagaaaaagggaaagcgGTGAGTCAGAGGAACAGACCCGGCCCAGTGAGGAGAGGACAGAGCTGGGGTGGGTAAACAGACCCGTCGCGGCGGGGGAAGCCAAAGCCCGACAGGGATAAGACCCGGCCCGGGGAGGGGAGAGATCCGGTCCGGCAGGGTCGAGCCCTGTAGGGAcaggcccggcccggccgcatCACAATGGAGCGCGGCCCTGCGACGGGAGACGAATGAGGCCGCagccgccgcccggcccggcccggggcgcaACCCCTATTAGGCCCAGAGCCGCGGCCTCGCCCAGCAGGGCCGTCCCGGTATCGGCGGCGGGACTCCTACCTGCTCCAGGAGGCTGCTAGCCGACATGGCTCCGCGGCGGGGCTgcaggcggggcggggcggggcgggaggtGGCGGCGCTTTGTCCGGGCCCGGCGGGCTCGGGGCGGCTCTGGTGGACTCGGGGCGgccgccggcggggcggggggacGCTCTATCCCACCATCTCCACCCCACCCCCCCGGCCGCGTGTCTCTATGGCCCGGGCCCGCCGCCTCACGCTCCCCTCGCCCGGTCACGCGGCACCGCGCGCGCCCAGGCACAATGGCGGGAAATGATGGGGGAAAAGAGGCGGGGGGTGGCGGGGTGGTTTGGGTTAGGGGGCGCAGTGCATGCTGGGACGGCGGAGGACCGGAGCGGGCGGGGGAGTAGCGCCCCCATTCGGCTGGAAGTGGGAGACCTCTTAAAGGGCCAGGTGGCCTCGCTGaggttttaaggaaaaaatggcAAATTCGTGCCCGGCTGCTCAGCCCAACCTCATCCTGTCGCACCGCGACATTTTAgctccccctgtccccagtccagCACTCCAGGGTACAGAGGACCCAGGGAACATCGCAGTCTTTTGAGTGGGTGTACAGCAATCAGGGAGCCCACAGTCACCCCACTTTCTGGCCAAGAGACACGAACAGCTCCAGCAGGGACCTGACAGGATCTGCTGTATGCCTGGATTGGGGAAGGGGGTCCCCAAAAGATCCCCGTTCCCCTTCAATCAAGAACCTGAGGAACCCAGAGGAGAATGGAGGGAAGGTGGCTGGATGTAGAAGGAGATGGATCCCTGATCCAAaaccacagaatcccagactggtttgggttggaagagacctgaaagctcatcttgttctactccctgccatgggcagggacaccttccactattctaggttgctccaagccccatccaacctggccttggacacttccagggatgcaggggcagccacagctgctctgggcaccctgtgccagagcctccctaccctcacaaggaagaattCTTTCCCATAAccccatctaaccctgccctctggcagtgggaagccattcctccttgtcctgtccctccaggcccttcTCCAAAGTTcccctccagctctcttggagcccctttaggcactggaaggggctctaagagTCTCCCCAGAACCTTCTCCAGATCTGTGGGATCTGGCTCCCACAGCTGTTCCCACCTCCACCCCAAGCCAGGAAACACTTCCCAGAGGCCAAGATCAGAGCAGCAGCGACCACACCTCACAAATCAAGGTTCAGgaatccctgcccatcccctgctgtccccaaggcGATGGAGGCACCGCCTTTCACCTCTCCAATGAAAAAATCCATTGGAGCTTAGctccatttttccttttaatgcaaaaaaatagCCAGACACATCTTCCTGCCCTCCCCCCACCCTCCCCACGTGTGTTTCCTTTGCTTAATATTTCCAGCCAAGCagctcccaccctcccagccttTTGCACCTCTGAAGCCACCCGGTGCTTTCCCCCTCCATTTTCCCAGTGTGGCAAAGCCCATATGGATCTCCAACCACGacaaaaaaagggggaaagtgGGAAAACAGTGGGGTGCACTGTATTTCAGCAATGTGCCAGTTCTAACCCTGCCAAGAGATTataggaagaaagaagaaaaaataatacaaaaataaaaccaccaaACAAGTAGCGACAAGCAcggagcagcctcagcacacAGTGTAAACAGAAGCTGCCCTGATCTGAAATCTGGCTCTCCCAGAAAGCAACAGCACAACATGCTTTGTACACCCTGAAAGGTCCCTGTGGTGCTGAGTAGCCAAGAGGGAGGATCTGGGCTTGAGTTTGAGTTGGTATTTTTTGCCTTATACAAAAGGCTGAAGTGATCTCGGAGTCTTCAAGTGGCGTTTGCAGCACCAAGCCTTGCCAGGCAGGGAAAGGGATGGGGGAAAAGTGCcatgggaagaggagggggacTGGGATACAGGGACCCTGAGAGAAGGTCCCAGGGCTTTGCAGCTGGGAGATGTGGACTCGGGAAGGGAGAGagcaaacaaatacaaaaaaatagaGATATAAAAACAATTTGTGTGGAGGAGGAGAACATGGACAGTAAATTCATTGTACTGTCAGCCTCcccaaagcaagaaaaataattaaaaattccaTTTGAGGTGACAGTGAAGGGTCCAACAGAATTCCCTTTCcctggggaaaataaaaatacaaatgaggTACCTGTTCCACCCCAAATCCGTCACCCCTTCTCACAGCCACATCCACAAGCAAGTGTTATTGTCTCTCAAATAAAGTCTCCaggccagggcagccctggagcagaAGCACTGAGGCATGGCTAGTTCCTCCTGGTTGGGTTGTCCAGCAGAGATCCAGTCTCTCCTTCACCCTGCCACAGGCGGTATTGTTCAGTGCTCCACGGACACGGAGCCTTATCCAAGTCTCACGTGTTTCTCcagctttgttaaaaaaaaaaacctttacatatacatatatatatatatatatatatatatatatatatatatataatatatacagtACAGTACAATGAAAATATCCATGGTAACAAATGGGGTGGCTGGAAAAGATGCTTAACAAAAAAgcctgaaataaaacaaattccCAACTCTTCCCCTAACTGATGCTTGCGTTCCCCACTAGTCTTCCAAGACCACAATCTCCACATTATGGACCTGGTGCTGATGGTCTTCCACATCTCCCACCACTTTCTCCTCAGTCCTCAGCTCTGTCTCCAGGATCACAGCTTTGCCCTCTGATTCGTCTGTGTCCGCCTCAGGATCTGGCGCCGGGTCGATCTCTATGATGGTCTGCCCATCGTCCGAGGTGCCTTCCACAGCTTGGATGGTGGAAGTGATGCCAGACTCCATGGCCACCAGTTCCACAGGGTTGACCATGGTCGCCACATTGGCCAGGGCCCCGGTGTCCTGCATGGCTGCTGagctcagcagtgccaggctggaggATGGGTGCAGGGTGACGGTGTCTGAGGAGCTGGTCTTGGAGGATGAAACCACGGTGGCATATCGGAAGAGCTGGGAGCCAGATGGCAAGGTATGAACACTCACCGGGCTGGAGCCTTGGCTGAGGGTTGCCACTGGGATGTTGCCCACAGAGAACTGTTGTCCAACAGGCGCAATGGTGATGGgggagatgacagtgaactGAGGCTGCTGGATCGGGGTGGAGGGGCTGAGGATGGTAGCGGAGGCTGGGCGCTGCAGACGGGGTCTCTTGGGAGGTTTGGGAGTGCTCATGGGCATCAGCACCACGTTCTGGATGGTTTGGGACTTGGCCTTCTGGTCCCTGGCAAGTTTCTTCTGTTCTTCCAGCTGCCGCTCCAGGTCTGCATAGGGAATGATTGAGCAACATGTCACACCAGGGTAAGTAggagctcctggggctccagaaCCACTCCCAGGTTTGTGACAGGAGGTCACCCAACCACACAGTGAGCTTGATCATGGCTTCTCCCTCAAGATCAAATGGCACTGAAGGAAAAGGGTAGGTTGTCCTGCCACCTACATAGACCTGGTCAATGTACCAGCTGCCAGCACCTGGGTAAGACACAGGTAACATTCCATATGTGTTGGCTACTCCTACTGATAAGGAGATGGGACATTTCTACTCCCCACAAGCTAAACCCACCTGCAAGGGAGAATGGATAAACCTACCCAGGCAGTTCCAATTGCTTCCTGAGCTTGGCTGGGTCACCTCCCCAGGAGCCAAGCACctgcactggggacagccagcaGGATGCCTGGGTCAATGAAATATCTCCCTCAACACTTATCAGTGGGAACACTGGGAGCCAGAAGTAGCACAGTGACCTCATTTATCCAGGGCAGTAGGGGACTAGAACATCTCAGATAACAACAGATCCTACAGTACATGGTGAGGAGGGAGACACATCCagtgagcagctctggggatCCCAGGTCAGTCAGTGGCTTCAGCTCAGGGGAAGATGAACAGGACACCCAATAGCGCCATAAGACAAGCAGATAGCCCTGACAGCCAAGACAAGCAGAAGCTCAGCACCCCATACTCAGAGAGGCTTATTAGCTTGGGTACAGCACAACACTGTCCACAGCCCAGGTGACCATGGCACAACACTGAACTGGCAGGTCCTGTCCCTAATCCTGAGGGAATTAGACTCATGCCTGCAGCACCCCAACTGCAGCAAAGGGCACAGACTTTGGGCTGTCCAACATCCTGAGCAACTGCTCTCTGTGTGAGGAGGGGAGAGAGGAAATTTCACTCAAGCGCTAGGACAGGAAGGGATTGGGATGCACTTGTTTTGGGGCAGCCTGTACTGAGCACTAACCCTAATTAATTGGGGAAAAGGAAAGTCATGTCCATTCCCAAGAGTAGCAGGAGGATGTGAACTCTTGCTAGGCACTTTACCTGCCAGTGTGTAAAGAAACTGTTCCTCTCCTTGCTCTGTCTGGTTTTTCCTGTTGTCCAGTACCTTCTTGACTGTGTCCATTAAGCCAAATGTATGGGCGACATTGTTCAGGACTGCAGCATCTCCAAGGAAAGGGCACAGGGATGTTAAGACTTGGGCACTCAAAAGATGCTCCTGTTACACCAAAAATTTTCTACTGCTTTTTAAAACTCTCTCTGTTCTTTCACAAGGACTAGCTAAAAAAAGGAAACCCAACCCCCTCATCCTTCTGATGTCCCAGGATTAAATAATCCCATTCACATGATAAAGCAAATTGGACAGAGCTCTGTCACTCAAGCAGCTCCTAATTGCTGCAAATGAAAGTGTAATTTGTAACCACAGAGCTACAAACGAGCTCTCCACCTACAAATCATCACCCCATGCTCCTGACAGTGTCATTAACATGCCAAGCTCCATGGAAAGCTGTGCAAAATGTCTGTTATAATCCACTGACTTCAATCACTCACAGTTCCCAAAACCTGACACCTACCAGACACAAAAATGCGCCAGCCCAAAGataaattagaaaattaaaaaaaaaaaaaaataacctggGTAAAATGAAGTTTGTGGCTACATGGATGTTCTCCCAGGAAAAGCATCAACAACAGGTGTTCACAGGGGCATGTGCTGAAGCAGAATAGGGAGCCTGTTACCAGTTAAAAAGAATCCTAAAAAGGGGAGGGGATTTATTTTTAACCCAGATCATTTCCCTCATCTGGTTCAGCCCCCAAAACAGGTTTTCTGGCACCAgtgaaagcaaaacaagaagtGAGGGGGCAGGACCTGTTTAGgcctgcagtgtcacagagaAGTGTTTGAGTAACTCCACTTGAAGTGACTCTGGGAAAGCTTccatcagggctgggagctgtggacAGTCATGTGATGGTCCGTGCAAGCTGCCAGGGTCACTTTGCTCAGGGAACAGGATGGAGTGGTGTATCCTTGTGCTTTGAAGCAAAGACACTTCACAGCTGGGCAGGCTGAGAACATAGACTATGCTCCCACAACTCAGCTAATGATTGGAACTCGCTCCCCATCCTGACTCACCAGCTTCATATGGTGGAATGGACTCTtagcactgatttttttttttttttttttgcctgcaaCTGCCCTTTTGAGGCTTCTTCCTCACAACCTACCTGTCATCTGGAAGGGAGACTGACCCAACCGCTGCTGCACACCTCTTAGGACTTCTTCTATTTCCTTTTGGATGTTGCACACTACCTCCTCCATCAGCCCCACATCAGCTATTCCTTTCCAGAACATCAGTGTGTCCTCTGGCacaaaagaggaggaaaagaagtcAATATATACAAGCATTTGGCATTTTTCCCACAGGGCCACCTTAAACCTCTCAGGCAAGTGTATCTTTTCAAGGTGACTACCTTTGCAAGGTAGCTTGGCTACTGGGGTGGACAGGACAtgtgaaaaaaataaccaaccCCAAACCAAGCCAAATGGACTCAGGCAGCAAATCAGGGACAGGTTTTTAAACAAGTCCATGACTTCTAAGGCAACATTTCACATTTTTGCAAGGTGCAGagcttaaaataattatttgagGAAATTCTAGCTGAGCTTCCATACTGATATAACAAGGGGATGGAAGGCCAGAGACACAGAACAGAGAGTTGACAGGGAACAAACATGACTCTGCTCTTTGTTGgttccagcctggctccaggctggcagATGTGTTTCACATCCTTGcaataaaacagaaaagctcCTCACTGCAACCAGTAACATCTCATCTGAAGGATTATCCATTAGGCATGAGGCCAGGGCCAAAGTCCTAGAGTGATCAGGAGCTCCACTGGCAGAAAGCCCAGATGCCTGGGTAATGCTGGAGATCCAAGGGGCTGAGGGACAGCTTTGTCATTGCCCAAACTTTACTTATTTGCAAGATTTAGGTTTCCAAAATGTAacaggggaggagagggggagaaaacACCCAACAAGCAGCCTAAGCTTACCTGAAATCTCATCCATGTCCTTTTTCATGCCTTCCTCAGTGGccatggtgacagcagctgtCAGAGCCGAGTTCCACTCTATCCCCTCCTCCATACTCTCCTCTGACAGCGCAATCTGGGTGATGCTCCCTGCCAAAAAGCCCCCATCAGCTCCTTCTGATAGCTTGAATCCCTGCTTCGCTTCCCAACCCCTCAGCTCTCCCCAGGCTCTCTTTCACTCTTTGGGTCAGGTTTGTGCTTGGCTTCTTTCAAGCAAAccatttaaaagcaaatattgCTGCTTCTCATTGGAACAGTGAC is a genomic window of Anomalospiza imberbis isolate Cuckoo-Finch-1a 21T00152 chromosome 25, ASM3175350v1, whole genome shotgun sequence containing:
- the GMEB1 gene encoding glucocorticoid modulatory element-binding protein 1 isoform X2; this encodes MANAEVSVPVGDVVVVPSDGNEGENPEDTKTQVILQLQPVQQGIYQEGSEASAAVVAVETHTIHKLEEGIDPSTLETSEEIEIAYPITCGESKAILLWKKFVCPGINVKCVKFNDQLISPKHFVHLAGKSTLKDWKRAIRLGGIMLRKMMDSGQIDFYQHDKVCTNTCRSTKFDLLISSARAPVPGQQSMVQTPTSADGSITQIALSEESMEEGIEWNSALTAAVTMATEEGMKKDMDEISEDTLMFWKGIADVGLMEEVVCNIQKEIEEVLRGVQQRLGQSPFQMTVLNNVAHTFGLMDTVKKVLDNRKNQTEQGEEQFLYTLADLERQLEEQKKLARDQKAKSQTIQNVVLMPMSTPKPPKRPRLQRPASATILSPSTPIQQPQFTVISPITIAPVGQQFSVGNIPVATLSQGSSPVSVHTLPSGSQLFRYATVVSSSKTSSSDTVTLHPSSSLALLSSAAMQDTGALANVATMVNPVELVAMESGITSTIQAVEGTSDDGQTIIEIDPAPDPEADTDESEGKAVILETELRTEEKVVGDVEDHQHQVHNVEIVVLED
- the GMEB1 gene encoding glucocorticoid modulatory element-binding protein 1 isoform X1, which gives rise to MANAEVSVPVGDVVVVPSDGNEGENPEDTKTQVILQLQPVQQGIYQEGSEASAAVVAVETHTIHKLEEGIDPSTLETSEEIEIAYPITCGESKAILLWKKFVCPGINVKCVKFNDQLISPKHFVHLAGKSTLKDWKRAIRLGGIMLRKMMDSGQIDFYQHDKVCTNTCRSTKFDLLISSARAPVPGQQSMVQTPTSADGSITQIALSEESMEEGIEWNSALTAAVTMATEEGMKKDMDEISEDTLMFWKGIADVGLMEEVVCNIQKEIEEVLRGVQQRLGQSPFQMTDAAVLNNVAHTFGLMDTVKKVLDNRKNQTEQGEEQFLYTLADLERQLEEQKKLARDQKAKSQTIQNVVLMPMSTPKPPKRPRLQRPASATILSPSTPIQQPQFTVISPITIAPVGQQFSVGNIPVATLSQGSSPVSVHTLPSGSQLFRYATVVSSSKTSSSDTVTLHPSSSLALLSSAAMQDTGALANVATMVNPVELVAMESGITSTIQAVEGTSDDGQTIIEIDPAPDPEADTDESEGKAVILETELRTEEKVVGDVEDHQHQVHNVEIVVLED